One segment of Pleomorphomonas sp. PLEO DNA contains the following:
- a CDS encoding TetR/AcrR family transcriptional regulator codes for MRKRTDERRLAILGAAHRAFAEAGFRSSTIEDIARRFGGSKATIYSYFRSKDELFVAVTEAFISGAILEAFSLLDPDDEDIVGNLAVFGQAYLSAVLRSDVQALRSMVVIEGQTTSLAATFYANGPARAQGDLERFFAAHRQAGRIAMDRLDLGARRLLALLEAEFQEARLFGVIDPPGAEQVAASVALSIEAFLRIYPLRGAGG; via the coding sequence ATGCGAAAGAGAACGGACGAACGCCGGTTAGCCATCCTGGGGGCGGCGCATCGGGCTTTTGCCGAGGCAGGTTTCCGCAGCAGCACCATCGAAGATATCGCGCGCCGGTTCGGCGGCTCGAAGGCGACCATCTACAGCTACTTTCGCTCCAAGGACGAGCTGTTCGTCGCCGTCACCGAGGCCTTCATCTCCGGGGCGATCCTGGAGGCATTTTCCCTTCTCGACCCGGATGATGAGGACATCGTCGGCAATCTGGCCGTCTTTGGGCAAGCCTATCTCTCCGCCGTCCTCAGAAGCGATGTTCAGGCGCTGAGGTCGATGGTGGTCATCGAGGGGCAGACCACCAGCCTCGCCGCCACGTTTTACGCCAACGGCCCGGCGCGGGCGCAGGGCGATCTGGAGCGGTTCTTCGCCGCTCACCGGCAGGCCGGGCGGATCGCCATGGATCGTCTCGATCTTGGCGCCCGCCGCCTGCTGGCACTGTTGGAAGCCGAGTTCCAGGAAGCCCGCCTGTTCGGCGTGATCGACCCGCCGGGAGCCGAACAAGTTGCCGCCTCCGTCGCCCTGTCGATCGAGGCGTTCCTCAGGATATATCCCCTCCGCGGCGCCGGTGGCTGA
- a CDS encoding EAL domain-containing protein: MADDERDGSDSDMAYRDGGDTPDPKQAASSKPRKPPGPINEDLYYVGIGASAGGLEALRPFVANLPPQADMTYIIAQHMSPDHKSLMVELLARETQLPVQEATNNLIPRRDTIYVAPPNADITVINGRFHISRPTNTIGPKPSVDRFFMSLADDRRDHAIGIVLSGTGSDGAHGVKAIKAAGGISIAQDPKTAKYDSMPRAAIRVGGADLVLSPKDVANKLTSIVQWPHRSPPTDDDESDPPPPTVQGIIQQIASHTGMDFANYKDATISRQIMRRMAALQIPTVEAYGKHVSNQRDELATLASNFLICVTSFFRDPDAFHMVRKFLRDLLKKKRPGDEIRIWIPGCATGEEVYSVAIILDEELGEARDKYRVQIFATDINDEAVAVARAGVYPEAALAGIDADTIGRYFSERDGMYVIHKWLRDRVLFARQDLVQDPPFLRMDMVSCRNLLIYFKADLQDRVLKLFHYALRDNGILFLGKSESVARLGGLFIELDRKGKVYLKRPIATPMIAGFARTRGSTGMPGDTMLPVGKEVAQLNSTLVGRDRLFDIYAPPSILMTAAGEIVEIFGDCSAFLAVRTGRADFNAFSLIIPTARPELRAFAYRVSRDKQTVVSSAFEVLIDGKSEYMRLAVHYCGESDAEEAALLLVSFEKAEGRQPIAQDVTTPDLEAVERVKQLEHELILNREYLQTVIEELETANEELQATNEEAQSANEELQASNEELETANEELQASNEELTTVNDELGSRTSELTEACGDLANVLDSLDHGIIVVDQQLDITRYNSIARIFFKLPLDSFPNFTLALTGVPVAELLPRIHSVLLKQKMEEFEFRHENRRIYLFRLVPYIDVNRGAKAQSVVVCIHDITEKKEAEDKILLSASVFENALEGTVVTDANNNILSVNPAFTRITGYSEAEVIGRNPRVLSAGEQSPEFYRTMWDSISRTGVWKGELTNRRKDGEIYPEWLSICAVKSEDGRVVRYIAVFSDLTDEKKALLTIQRQANFDALTNLPNRSLTSDRLQQMLVSSRHNNRMFAVLFIDLDHFKDVNDALGHNVGDVLLIKTGDRIAENLRDTDTVGRLGGDEFIVLLNDLNGIDDIVPVVRGILSAIAQPLSAAGHAVQTSASIGITVYPMDGDTPEALLKNADSAMYEAKRHGRNTYCFFTQQMQDEANRRHWISTEMAAAIQSRQMQLYFQPIIRIADQQLIGAEALLRWRHPAHGLISPDVFIPIAEQNGSILQIGRWVFEHGLEAWEQYSRGNPGLSLAFNMSAAEFVSREHIEDLLFLLNGSGLATEGKINIEITESVKFSDNADYVETLNRFRRLGCGVAIDDFGTGFSSISYLKKMPIDVVKIDRSFIRDIGHSEGGDAMIRALIQMVLAMSKKCVAEGVETREQFEFLKECGCTYAQGFLFGRAMPLAEFDAQRTVKMLPPAD, translated from the coding sequence ATGGCTGACGACGAACGCGATGGCTCGGATTCCGACATGGCATATCGGGACGGCGGCGATACGCCAGATCCCAAGCAGGCCGCCTCCAGCAAACCGCGCAAACCGCCAGGGCCGATCAACGAAGATCTTTATTACGTAGGAATCGGCGCCTCGGCCGGCGGTTTGGAGGCTTTGCGGCCGTTTGTCGCCAACCTGCCACCGCAAGCCGACATGACCTATATTATCGCCCAGCACATGTCGCCCGACCACAAGAGCCTGATGGTCGAATTGTTGGCGCGCGAGACCCAGCTTCCCGTTCAGGAAGCGACCAACAACCTCATTCCCCGGCGCGATACGATCTACGTCGCGCCGCCAAATGCCGATATCACCGTCATCAACGGACGCTTCCACATCAGCCGGCCGACCAACACCATCGGTCCCAAACCATCGGTCGACCGCTTCTTCATGAGTCTCGCCGACGACCGGCGCGATCATGCCATCGGCATCGTGCTGTCGGGAACCGGTTCGGATGGCGCCCACGGCGTCAAGGCGATCAAGGCGGCCGGCGGCATTTCGATCGCCCAAGATCCCAAGACGGCCAAATACGATTCCATGCCGCGCGCGGCTATCCGCGTCGGTGGCGCGGATCTGGTGCTGTCGCCCAAGGACGTCGCCAACAAGCTGACGTCGATCGTCCAGTGGCCGCATCGATCGCCGCCGACCGACGACGATGAATCCGATCCGCCGCCTCCGACCGTCCAGGGCATCATCCAGCAGATCGCGTCGCACACGGGAATGGATTTTGCCAATTACAAGGATGCGACGATTTCGCGCCAGATCATGCGGCGCATGGCGGCCCTACAGATCCCCACCGTCGAAGCCTACGGCAAGCATGTCAGCAATCAGCGCGACGAACTGGCGACGCTGGCAAGCAATTTCCTGATCTGCGTGACGTCTTTCTTCCGCGATCCGGATGCCTTCCACATGGTGCGGAAATTCCTGCGCGACCTTTTGAAGAAGAAGCGCCCAGGTGACGAAATCCGCATTTGGATCCCCGGCTGCGCCACCGGCGAGGAAGTCTATTCGGTCGCTATCATCCTCGATGAGGAACTGGGCGAGGCGCGCGACAAATATCGCGTCCAGATTTTCGCGACCGACATCAACGACGAAGCCGTCGCCGTGGCGCGGGCCGGCGTCTATCCGGAGGCGGCGCTCGCCGGGATCGACGCTGACACCATCGGCCGCTATTTCAGCGAACGCGATGGCATGTATGTCATACACAAGTGGCTCCGCGATCGCGTCCTGTTCGCCCGGCAGGATCTGGTGCAAGATCCGCCGTTCCTTCGCATGGACATGGTCAGCTGCCGCAATTTGCTGATCTATTTCAAGGCGGACCTTCAAGACCGCGTCCTCAAGCTGTTTCACTACGCGCTGCGTGACAACGGGATCCTGTTCCTGGGAAAATCGGAGTCTGTGGCTCGCCTCGGCGGCCTGTTCATCGAGCTGGATCGCAAGGGCAAGGTCTACCTCAAACGCCCGATCGCCACGCCGATGATCGCCGGTTTTGCCCGGACACGCGGCTCCACCGGCATGCCGGGCGATACGATGCTGCCGGTCGGCAAAGAGGTGGCACAGCTCAACAGCACCTTGGTGGGGCGCGATCGGCTGTTCGATATCTATGCTCCGCCGAGCATTCTGATGACCGCCGCCGGCGAGATCGTGGAAATCTTCGGAGACTGTTCCGCCTTCCTTGCGGTGCGCACGGGGAGGGCCGATTTCAACGCCTTCTCCCTGATCATCCCAACGGCAAGACCGGAGCTGCGGGCGTTTGCCTATCGCGTGTCGCGCGACAAGCAAACCGTGGTCTCCAGCGCCTTCGAGGTGCTGATCGACGGCAAATCCGAATACATGCGGCTCGCGGTGCATTACTGCGGCGAGAGCGACGCCGAGGAGGCGGCGCTTCTTCTGGTCAGCTTCGAAAAGGCCGAGGGCAGGCAGCCCATCGCGCAGGATGTGACGACACCCGACCTCGAGGCGGTAGAGCGTGTCAAGCAGCTCGAGCATGAGCTGATCCTCAACCGCGAGTATCTTCAGACGGTCATCGAGGAACTGGAAACGGCCAACGAGGAGCTGCAAGCGACCAATGAAGAGGCCCAATCGGCCAACGAGGAATTACAGGCGTCCAATGAGGAACTGGAAACGGCCAACGAGGAGCTTCAGGCTTCAAACGAAGAACTGACCACGGTCAATGACGAGCTGGGATCTCGAACCAGCGAACTGACGGAAGCCTGCGGCGATCTCGCCAATGTCCTGGACAGCCTCGACCACGGAATTATCGTTGTCGACCAGCAATTGGACATTACGCGATACAACTCAATCGCGAGGATTTTCTTCAAACTGCCCCTCGATAGCTTCCCCAATTTCACGCTAGCCCTCACCGGCGTTCCCGTCGCCGAGCTTCTTCCGAGAATCCATAGCGTTCTTCTCAAGCAGAAGATGGAGGAGTTCGAATTCCGCCACGAAAATCGCCGGATCTACCTGTTCCGCTTGGTGCCCTATATCGATGTCAACCGGGGTGCCAAAGCCCAGAGCGTCGTGGTCTGCATTCACGACATCACCGAGAAGAAGGAAGCGGAAGACAAGATCCTGCTGTCGGCGTCGGTGTTCGAAAACGCGCTGGAAGGCACCGTGGTGACGGATGCCAACAACAACATTCTGTCGGTGAATCCGGCCTTCACGCGCATCACCGGCTATAGCGAGGCGGAGGTGATCGGCCGCAATCCCCGCGTGCTGTCCGCCGGGGAACAGTCGCCGGAATTCTACCGGACTATGTGGGACTCCATCAGCCGGACTGGCGTTTGGAAGGGCGAACTCACCAATCGGCGCAAGGATGGCGAGATCTATCCAGAATGGCTGTCGATCTGCGCCGTCAAGTCGGAAGACGGCAGAGTTGTCCGCTACATCGCCGTCTTCAGCGACCTGACGGACGAGAAAAAGGCGCTGCTGACGATCCAGCGGCAGGCCAATTTCGATGCCTTGACCAACCTGCCGAACCGCAGCCTGACGTCGGACCGATTGCAGCAGATGCTGGTGTCGAGCCGCCACAACAACCGCATGTTCGCCGTGTTGTTTATCGATCTCGACCACTTCAAGGACGTCAATGATGCTCTCGGCCACAATGTCGGCGACGTCCTGCTGATCAAGACCGGCGACAGGATCGCAGAAAACTTGCGGGACACCGATACCGTCGGCCGTCTGGGCGGCGACGAGTTCATCGTGCTGTTGAACGATCTCAACGGCATCGACGATATCGTTCCCGTGGTTCGGGGGATTCTGTCTGCCATCGCTCAACCGCTGTCGGCGGCCGGGCATGCCGTTCAGACCTCGGCGAGCATCGGCATCACGGTCTATCCGATGGATGGCGATACGCCTGAAGCGCTGCTGAAGAATGCCGACAGCGCCATGTACGAGGCCAAGAGGCACGGCCGCAATACCTATTGCTTCTTTACCCAGCAGATGCAGGACGAAGCCAACCGGCGCCACTGGATCAGCACCGAGATGGCGGCGGCCATTCAGTCCCGGCAGATGCAACTGTACTTCCAGCCGATCATCCGGATTGCCGACCAGCAGTTGATCGGGGCCGAAGCCCTGCTGAGGTGGCGGCATCCAGCACATGGCTTGATCTCACCGGACGTCTTCATCCCGATCGCCGAGCAGAATGGCTCGATCCTGCAGATCGGCCGATGGGTTTTCGAGCATGGGCTTGAGGCCTGGGAGCAATATTCACGGGGCAATCCCGGCTTGAGCCTGGCATTCAATATGTCGGCGGCCGAATTCGTGTCCCGCGAGCATATTGAGGATCTGCTGTTCCTGCTGAATGGAAGCGGCCTTGCTACTGAGGGAAAGATCAACATCGAGATCACCGAGAGCGTCAAGTTTTCGGACAATGCCGACTATGTTGAAACATTGAACAGGTTCCGCCGCCTCGGATGCGGTGTTGCCATCGACGACTTCGGAACGGGCTTCTCCTCCATCAGCTATCTCAAGAAGATGCCGATCGACGTGGTCAAAATCGATCGCTCCTTCATTCGCGACATCGGCCATAGCGAGGGTGGCGACGCGATGATCCGAGCCTTGATCCAGATGGTCCTGGCCATGTCCAAGAAGTGCGTCGCCGAGGGAGTCGAAACGCGGGAGCAGTTTGAATTCCTGAAGGAGTGCGGCTGTACCTACGCCCAGGGCTTCCTGTTCGGTCGCGCCATGCCGCTGGCCGAATTCGACGCCCAGAGGACAGTCAAAATGCTGCCGCCCGCCGATTGA
- a CDS encoding ATP-binding protein — MTETPAPETTERRGRVAASLDRLDDVIRRVRVFVGRNSPLILRRAWIGTGHAINRSLPKGLLGRSLLIVVVPMLILLGVLTGVFMDRHWILVTQRLSDAVAGSIAGLAAISDNTDLTDAQRADLVASAGQAMGLSAEIMPTSEIGRLRRSSTDIVHSMLAEGIQKRSRMPFSIRDTSDGNRVEVRMVVHAGVLKVDFARSLAYAANWHFFLVWMVGTALFLVLVSLIFLRNQIKPIERLAAAAEAFGRGRPVEGFAPSGAREVRQAAHAFIGMRRRLERQIEQRTTMLAGVGHDLKTILTRFRLGLALLPEGEETADLRSDVAEMEAMLEAYVDFARGDADEAPQPLDVEATIADCLRQTADPAGRTVNFTFTGDGALALRPTAFRRLIANLVGNAARYGRSAVWVTGERREGWLSVTIEDDGPGIPGDEMEAVFRPFYRLDAARNQDVPGTGLGLAIARDVARSHGGDIELGTSPHGGLKATIRLPA, encoded by the coding sequence ATGACGGAAACGCCTGCGCCCGAGACCACTGAGCGACGCGGCCGCGTCGCCGCCAGCCTCGACCGGCTGGATGACGTCATCCGGCGTGTCCGCGTCTTCGTCGGTCGCAACAGCCCATTGATTCTCCGTCGCGCCTGGATCGGCACCGGCCATGCCATCAACCGGTCGCTGCCCAAGGGCCTGCTCGGCCGGTCGCTGCTCATCGTCGTCGTGCCGATGCTGATCCTGCTCGGCGTGTTGACCGGCGTGTTCATGGACCGCCACTGGATCCTGGTCACCCAGCGCCTGTCCGACGCCGTTGCCGGCTCTATCGCCGGCCTCGCCGCCATTTCCGACAACACCGACCTCACCGACGCGCAGCGCGCCGACCTCGTCGCCTCGGCCGGCCAGGCGATGGGGCTCAGCGCGGAAATCATGCCGACCAGCGAGATCGGCCGCCTGCGCCGGTCATCGACCGACATCGTCCACAGCATGCTCGCCGAGGGCATCCAGAAGCGCTCCCGCATGCCCTTTTCCATCCGCGACACCTCCGACGGCAACCGCGTCGAGGTGCGGATGGTCGTCCATGCCGGAGTCCTCAAGGTCGATTTCGCCCGCAGCCTCGCCTACGCCGCCAACTGGCACTTCTTCCTGGTGTGGATGGTCGGCACCGCCCTGTTCCTGGTGCTGGTGTCGCTGATCTTCCTGCGCAACCAGATCAAGCCGATCGAGCGGCTCGCCGCCGCCGCCGAGGCCTTCGGCCGTGGACGCCCGGTGGAAGGCTTCGCGCCCTCCGGCGCCCGTGAGGTGCGGCAGGCCGCCCACGCCTTCATCGGCATGCGCCGCCGCCTCGAACGGCAGATCGAACAGCGCACCACCATGCTGGCCGGTGTCGGCCACGATCTCAAGACCATCCTCACCCGCTTCCGCCTCGGCCTCGCCTTGCTGCCGGAAGGCGAGGAGACAGCTGACCTCCGTTCCGACGTCGCCGAGATGGAAGCCATGCTGGAGGCCTACGTCGACTTTGCCCGCGGCGACGCCGACGAGGCACCTCAGCCGCTCGACGTCGAGGCGACCATCGCCGACTGCCTGCGCCAGACGGCGGACCCGGCCGGACGGACGGTCAATTTCACCTTCACCGGCGACGGCGCGCTGGCGCTGCGCCCCACCGCCTTTCGACGGCTGATCGCCAATCTCGTCGGCAACGCCGCTCGCTACGGCCGCTCGGCGGTGTGGGTCACCGGGGAACGGCGCGAGGGCTGGCTGTCGGTGACCATCGAGGACGATGGCCCCGGCATTCCTGGCGATGAGATGGAGGCGGTGTTCCGGCCCTTCTACAGGCTGGACGCGGCGCGCAACCAGGACGTTCCCGGCACTGGCCTCGGGCTTGCCATCGCCCGCGACGTCGCCCGCAGCCACGGCGGCGACATCGAACTCGGCACCAGCCCGCATGGCGGCCTCAAGGCAACCATCCGCCTGCCCGCATGA
- a CDS encoding response regulator — protein sequence MASLAPADAATHVLVVDDDSRIRQLLGKYLGGNGYRVTAAADAAEARRKISAIEFDILVVDVMMPGEDGLSLTQALRSEQDVPILLLTAKSDGADRIRGLEAGADDYLTKPFEPRELLLRLNNILKRRPLPEAPLTREEIRFGRFVFNAKREELCDGDEPVRLTDRERQLLGQFAASPDGTLSREALAGEPGEVGERTIDVQINRLRRKIEVDPGNPMFLQTVRGVGYRLRFE from the coding sequence ATGGCTTCCCTCGCCCCCGCCGACGCCGCCACCCACGTCCTCGTGGTCGACGACGATAGCCGCATCCGCCAGTTGCTGGGTAAATACCTCGGTGGCAACGGCTACCGCGTCACCGCCGCCGCCGACGCCGCCGAGGCGCGCCGCAAGATCTCGGCCATCGAATTCGATATCCTGGTGGTCGACGTGATGATGCCGGGCGAGGATGGCCTCAGCCTCACCCAGGCGCTCAGGTCGGAGCAGGATGTTCCCATCCTGCTTCTGACCGCCAAGTCGGATGGTGCCGACCGCATCCGTGGCCTGGAAGCCGGCGCCGACGACTATCTCACCAAGCCGTTCGAGCCGCGCGAGCTACTCCTCCGCCTCAACAATATCCTGAAGCGCCGGCCGCTGCCGGAAGCGCCACTGACCCGCGAGGAGATCCGCTTCGGCCGCTTCGTCTTCAACGCCAAGCGCGAGGAGCTTTGCGACGGCGACGAGCCGGTACGCCTGACCGACCGCGAGCGGCAGCTGCTCGGCCAGTTCGCTGCCAGCCCCGACGGCACGCTGTCGCGTGAGGCGCTGGCCGGAGAGCCGGGCGAGGTTGGCGAACGCACCATCGACGTGCAGATCAACCGTCTGCGCCGCAAGATTGAAGTCGACCCCGGCAACCCCATGTTCCTGCAAACGGTGCGCGGTGTCGGCTACCGCTTGCGCTTCGAATAA
- a CDS encoding MarR family winged helix-turn-helix transcriptional regulator — MIELLFFAYRDFVGEADHILEAIGYGRAHHRVVYFVMRNPGLRVSDLLDILQITKQSLGRVLKQLVDDGYIEQRPGPIDRRERLLYASEKGERLASDLSARQHVRLMRALATLPAGSRATVRDFLGNMIDARAPGAPAEKEA, encoded by the coding sequence TTGATCGAACTTTTGTTCTTTGCCTACCGGGACTTCGTCGGCGAGGCCGACCACATTCTTGAAGCGATCGGCTATGGCCGAGCCCACCACCGCGTCGTCTACTTCGTCATGCGCAACCCCGGCCTCCGGGTATCCGACCTTCTGGACATCCTGCAGATCACCAAGCAGAGCCTTGGCCGCGTCCTGAAACAGCTGGTCGACGACGGCTATATCGAGCAGCGCCCCGGCCCGATCGACCGGCGCGAACGGCTGCTCTACGCCTCGGAGAAGGGAGAGCGGCTTGCCTCCGACCTGTCCGCCCGCCAGCACGTGCGCCTCATGCGGGCGCTCGCCACGCTGCCGGCCGGATCGCGCGCTACCGTGCGCGACTTCCTCGGCAACATGATCGACGCCCGGGCGCCCGGTGCCCCGGCCGAGAAGGAGGCCTGA
- a CDS encoding branched-chain amino acid aminotransferase, which yields MASVPFDSRDGVIWYDGKFVDWKDAKVHVLTHALHYGSAVFEGERAYSGEVYKLREHSQRLISSAEILGFKLPYSLEEIEAATNATLARSGLVDAYVRPIAWRGSENMGVAAPNNTIHMAIAVWEWPSYFSPAEKLKGIRLTWAPYRRPDPLTIPCKSKAAGLYMICTISKHAAEAQGYTDALMLDYRGYVAESTGANIVFVRDGELHTPDPDCFLDSITRQSVEAIAARHGIKVNRRHILPEELATFTEAFLVGTAAEVTPISEIGEYRFKPAAISELLMHAYLDEVQPKKVAAAE from the coding sequence ATGGCCAGTGTCCCCTTTGACAGCCGCGACGGTGTGATCTGGTACGACGGCAAGTTCGTCGACTGGAAGGACGCCAAGGTGCATGTTCTGACCCACGCGCTCCACTATGGCAGCGCCGTCTTCGAAGGCGAGCGCGCTTATAGCGGCGAAGTGTACAAGCTTCGGGAGCACAGCCAGCGCCTGATCAGCTCGGCCGAGATCCTCGGTTTCAAGCTGCCCTACAGCCTTGAAGAGATCGAGGCGGCGACCAACGCGACGCTCGCCCGCTCGGGCCTCGTCGATGCCTACGTCCGGCCGATCGCCTGGCGCGGCTCGGAGAATATGGGTGTCGCCGCTCCCAACAACACCATCCACATGGCCATCGCCGTCTGGGAGTGGCCGAGCTATTTCAGCCCCGCCGAGAAGCTGAAAGGTATCCGCCTGACCTGGGCGCCCTATCGCCGCCCCGACCCCTTGACCATCCCCTGCAAGTCGAAGGCGGCCGGTCTTTACATGATCTGCACCATCTCCAAGCACGCGGCCGAGGCGCAGGGCTATACCGACGCCCTGATGCTCGACTATCGCGGCTATGTGGCGGAATCGACCGGCGCCAATATCGTCTTCGTTCGCGATGGCGAACTGCACACGCCCGATCCGGACTGCTTCCTCGACAGCATCACCCGCCAGTCGGTGGAAGCGATTGCTGCCCGTCACGGCATCAAGGTCAACCGCCGGCACATCCTGCCGGAGGAGCTTGCGACCTTCACCGAGGCGTTCCTGGTTGGTACCGCCGCCGAGGTGACGCCGATCTCCGAGATCGGCGAGTATCGCTTCAAGCCGGCGGCGATCAGCGAACTGCTGATGCACGCCTATCTCGACGAAGTGCAGCCGAAGAAGGTCGCCGCCGCCGAGTAA
- a CDS encoding HdeA/HdeB family chaperone → MKSTLVAAGIGALFAVLPTLAMAGEKVDMAELTCKQFLADEEGILPTVIWIDGYLSHQSGNTEIDMDQLVANVKQIAGDCAGEPDKKIMDMVPADE, encoded by the coding sequence ATGAAATCAACACTCGTCGCCGCCGGCATCGGCGCGCTGTTCGCCGTTTTGCCGACGCTGGCCATGGCCGGTGAAAAGGTCGACATGGCCGAGCTCACCTGCAAGCAGTTTCTCGCCGATGAGGAAGGCATTCTGCCGACCGTCATCTGGATCGACGGTTATCTCAGCCACCAGAGCGGCAACACGGAGATCGACATGGATCAGTTGGTCGCCAACGTGAAGCAGATCGCTGGCGATTGCGCCGGTGAGCCCGACAAGAAGATCATGGACATGGTACCGGCAGACGAATAG
- a CDS encoding DUF1499 domain-containing protein, with amino-acid sequence MSPLRFLGLVLAALFGAILLLVLAFNTYGREASWDAVFGSPDLGPYDFSVPSRTGKLNDSLACPADDCLKGIPDIETRRYDLPPAALFAVTEKVVRRLPGKVRVVGANPVNTRLRAIVFSPALRMPSTLSLMITPARGGGSFLYIYSRSQIGYYDLGRNTANVVALIAAIDAQLAATTPLAHAQPDQIGPAKPAPAKPAPAKPAPSK; translated from the coding sequence ATGTCCCCTCTGCGTTTCCTCGGTTTGGTGCTCGCGGCCCTCTTTGGGGCGATCCTGCTCCTGGTGCTGGCCTTCAACACCTACGGCCGAGAAGCCAGCTGGGACGCGGTGTTCGGCTCGCCTGATCTCGGACCCTATGATTTTTCGGTGCCCTCGCGCACCGGCAAGCTCAATGACAGCCTCGCCTGCCCGGCGGATGATTGCCTGAAGGGCATCCCCGACATCGAGACGCGCCGGTACGACCTGCCGCCGGCCGCCCTGTTCGCCGTCACCGAGAAAGTCGTGAGGCGCCTGCCGGGCAAGGTGCGCGTGGTCGGCGCCAATCCGGTCAATACCCGCCTCCGAGCGATCGTCTTCTCACCCGCCCTGCGCATGCCTTCGACATTGTCGCTGATGATCACGCCCGCGCGCGGCGGCGGTTCCTTCCTCTACATCTACTCGCGCAGCCAGATCGGCTACTACGACCTCGGTCGCAACACCGCCAACGTCGTGGCGCTGATCGCCGCCATCGACGCCCAACTGGCGGCAACGACGCCCCTCGCGCACGCCCAGCCCGACCAAATCGGACCAGCCAAACCGGCACCCGCCAAACCTGCGCCCGCCAAACCTGCCCCCTCAAAATGA
- a CDS encoding GNAT family N-acetyltransferase, whose protein sequence is MNADPAVIEEIRALSRAMVRAWGFMGGEFAGTDLSPSAVHALIEIEKGGVTARELGVRLHLEKSSVSRMLRKLVSCGDVKEMAAETDGRVKLLSLTAAGKARVAAIHAFARQQVENALGRLGEGEDRTVLAGLRFYSKAQGALANGEGAGRSPEIVPGYHPGLIARVTEMHVRYYGREHGLGQRFEALVAGGLAEFCIRLDRPNNAIWTLRQDGEIVGSLAIDGEDLPGNIAHLRWFIVADGARGGGAGKRLLDAALAFADGWGFAETHLSTFSGLNAARHLYESRGFELTQEQAGAQWGKELLEQRFVRRLP, encoded by the coding sequence GTGAATGCCGATCCCGCTGTTATCGAGGAGATTCGCGCCCTGTCACGGGCGATGGTTCGCGCCTGGGGTTTCATGGGCGGAGAGTTCGCCGGCACCGATCTGTCGCCGTCGGCGGTGCATGCGCTGATCGAGATCGAAAAGGGCGGCGTCACGGCACGTGAGCTGGGCGTCCGCCTCCACCTCGAAAAGTCGAGCGTCAGCCGGATGCTGCGCAAACTGGTGAGTTGCGGCGATGTCAAGGAGATGGCCGCCGAGACCGATGGCCGCGTCAAGCTGCTGTCGCTCACCGCTGCCGGCAAAGCGCGCGTGGCAGCCATCCATGCCTTCGCGCGCCAGCAGGTGGAAAATGCGCTGGGTCGCCTTGGAGAAGGTGAGGATCGCACCGTTTTGGCGGGGCTGCGCTTTTACAGCAAGGCGCAGGGGGCTCTGGCGAACGGGGAGGGCGCTGGTCGGTCCCCGGAGATCGTCCCCGGCTATCATCCAGGTCTGATTGCCCGCGTCACCGAGATGCACGTGCGCTACTATGGGCGCGAGCACGGGCTTGGCCAGCGTTTCGAGGCGCTGGTAGCCGGCGGGCTAGCCGAGTTCTGCATCCGTCTGGACAGACCGAACAACGCCATCTGGACGTTGCGGCAAGACGGTGAAATCGTCGGCTCGCTGGCCATCGACGGTGAGGATCTTCCAGGCAATATCGCCCATCTGCGCTGGTTCATCGTCGCCGACGGCGCGCGGGGCGGTGGTGCCGGGAAAAGGCTGCTGGACGCGGCGCTGGCCTTTGCCGACGGGTGGGGCTTTGCCGAGACGCATCTGTCGACCTTTTCGGGCCTTAATGCCGCCCGCCATCTTTATGAATCGCGGGGCTTCGAGCTCACGCAAGAGCAAGCCGGCGCCCAATGGGGCAAGGAGCTTCTGGAGCAGCGCTTCGTGAGGCGCCTCCCATAA